The Rhinoraja longicauda isolate Sanriku21f chromosome 25, sRhiLon1.1, whole genome shotgun sequence genome has a window encoding:
- the LOC144605721 gene encoding T-box transcription factor TBX5-like isoform X1 encodes MAETEEGFGLPATTRSDPEPNEHSSENKQDSLLGAANKPHSPQQATYSQQGMEGIKVYLHERELWLKFHEVGTEMIITKAGRRMFPSYKVKVTGLNPKTKYILLMDIVPADDHRYKFADNKWSVTGKAEPAMPGRLYVHPDSPATGAHWMRQLVSFQKLKLTNNHLDPFGHIILNSMHKYQPRLHIVKADENNGFGSKNTAFCTHVFVETAFIAVTSYQNHKITQLKIENNPFAKGFRGSDDMELHRMSRMQSKEYPVVPRSTVRQRVGSAASQFSGEVRVLPVSNNLNSQYQCENGVSSTSQELLTPNPYTLSQEQSPLYHCSKRKAVEEDCNSTEHPFKKSYMESPPQEDDPFYRSPSYSQQQNLAPSYRTDSAQRQACMYAGSTSGTDPGSSLDEISCNTWATVPSYSSCTVTAMQPMDRIPYQHFSAHFTSSPLMPRISGVANHRSPQIGDTHMFQHQTSVSHQPIVRPCAPQAAIQSANNLQPSDYLYPHGMSRTLSPHQYHSVHGVGMVPEWTENS; translated from the exons ATGgcggagactgaagaaggcttcGGGCTGCCGGCCACAACACGCAGCGACCCCGAGCCGAATGAACATTCTTCTGAAAATAAGCAGGACAGCTTGCTCGGTGCGGCCAACAAACCCCATTCCCCACAGCAAGCTACATACAGTCAACAG GGTATGGAGGGAATTAAAGTTTATTTACATGAACGGGAGTTATGGTTAAAATTTCACGAAGTCGGGACAGAGATGATCATTACGAAAGCAGGAAG GCGCATGTTTCCTAGTTACAAAGTGAAGGTGACCGGGTTAAATCCGAAGACAAAATACATCCTTCTAATGGACATCGTACCGGCAGACGATCACCGTTATAAGTTCGCCGACAATAAATG GTCTGTGACGGGCAAGGCGGAACCTGCGATGCCGGGGAGGCTGTACGTTCACCCAGATTCACCTGCCACTGGGGCACATTGGATGAGGCAGTTGGTCTCCTTCCAAAAACTCAAACTTACCAATAACCACCTGGACCCCTTCGGACAT ATTATTCTAAATTCGATGCACAAATACCAGCCCAGGTTGCATATTGTAAAGGCCGACGAAAATAACGGATTTGGGTCGAAAAACACAGCTTTCTGTACCCATGTTTTCGTTGAAACTGCCTTTATAGCGGTGACATCGTATCAAAACCACAAG ATTACCCAACTCAAAATAGAAAACAATCCTTTTGCAAAGGGATTTCGCGGGAGCGATGATATGGAGTTGCACAGAATGTCACGAATGCAAAG TAAAGAATACCCGGTGGTTCCCCGGAGCACAGTGAGACAACGTGTGGGGTCCGCTGCGAGTCAGTTCAGCGGGGAGGTGCGAGTGTTGCCCGTGTCTAACAACCTGAATTCTCAGTACCAATGTGAGAACGGCGTGTCGAGTACATCGCAGGAGCTGCTCACTCCCAACCCGTACACACTGTCCCAGGAACAGAGTCCGCTTTATCACTGCAGCAAAAGGAAAG CAGTAGAAGAAGACTGCAACTCAACCGAGCATCCATTCAAGAAGTCATATATGGAAAGCCCACCTCAAGAAGATGACCCTTTCTATAGGTCCCCAAGTTACTCCCAACAGCAAAATCTTGCTCCGTCTTATCGGACTGACTCAGCACAACGGCAGGCGTGCATGTATGCTGGGTCTACATCGGGAACGGACCCTGGCTCCAGCCTTGACGAGATAAGTTGTAACACTTGGGCCACTGTTCCTTCGTACAGCAGCTGCACAGTGACTGCCATGCAGCCCATGGACCGAATACCCTACCAACACTTCTCAGCGCATTTCACATCGAGCCCATTAATGCCTCGCATCAGTGGCGTCGCCAACCACAGGTCTCCACAGATAGGGGATACCCACATGTTTCAGCATCAGACCTCAGTTTCTCACCAGCCCATAGTCAGGCCGTGTGCTCCTCAAGCTGCCATTCAGTCTGCAAACAATCTTCAACCTTCTGACTACTTGTATCCACATGGCATGTCAAGAACCCTTTCACCACATCAGTACCACTCAGTTCATGGAGTTGGCATGGTGCCAGAATGGACTGAAAACAGCTAA
- the LOC144605721 gene encoding T-box transcription factor TBX5-like isoform X2, translating into MAETEEGFGLPATTRSDPEPNEHSSENKQDSLLGAANKPHSPQQATYSQQGMEGIKVYLHERELWLKFHEVGTEMIITKAGRRMFPSYKVKVTGLNPKTKYILLMDIVPADDHRYKFADNKWSVTGKAEPAMPGRLYVHPDSPATGAHWMRQLVSFQKLKLTNNHLDPFGHIILNSMHKYQPRLHIVKADENNGFGSKNTAFCTHVFVETAFIAVTSYQNHKITQLKIENNPFAKGFRGSDDMELHRMSRMQSKEYPVVPRSTVRQRVGSAASQFSGEVRVLPVSNNLNSQYQCENGVSSTSQELLTPNPYTLSQEQSPLYHCSKRKVEEDCNSTEHPFKKSYMESPPQEDDPFYRSPSYSQQQNLAPSYRTDSAQRQACMYAGSTSGTDPGSSLDEISCNTWATVPSYSSCTVTAMQPMDRIPYQHFSAHFTSSPLMPRISGVANHRSPQIGDTHMFQHQTSVSHQPIVRPCAPQAAIQSANNLQPSDYLYPHGMSRTLSPHQYHSVHGVGMVPEWTENS; encoded by the exons ATGgcggagactgaagaaggcttcGGGCTGCCGGCCACAACACGCAGCGACCCCGAGCCGAATGAACATTCTTCTGAAAATAAGCAGGACAGCTTGCTCGGTGCGGCCAACAAACCCCATTCCCCACAGCAAGCTACATACAGTCAACAG GGTATGGAGGGAATTAAAGTTTATTTACATGAACGGGAGTTATGGTTAAAATTTCACGAAGTCGGGACAGAGATGATCATTACGAAAGCAGGAAG GCGCATGTTTCCTAGTTACAAAGTGAAGGTGACCGGGTTAAATCCGAAGACAAAATACATCCTTCTAATGGACATCGTACCGGCAGACGATCACCGTTATAAGTTCGCCGACAATAAATG GTCTGTGACGGGCAAGGCGGAACCTGCGATGCCGGGGAGGCTGTACGTTCACCCAGATTCACCTGCCACTGGGGCACATTGGATGAGGCAGTTGGTCTCCTTCCAAAAACTCAAACTTACCAATAACCACCTGGACCCCTTCGGACAT ATTATTCTAAATTCGATGCACAAATACCAGCCCAGGTTGCATATTGTAAAGGCCGACGAAAATAACGGATTTGGGTCGAAAAACACAGCTTTCTGTACCCATGTTTTCGTTGAAACTGCCTTTATAGCGGTGACATCGTATCAAAACCACAAG ATTACCCAACTCAAAATAGAAAACAATCCTTTTGCAAAGGGATTTCGCGGGAGCGATGATATGGAGTTGCACAGAATGTCACGAATGCAAAG TAAAGAATACCCGGTGGTTCCCCGGAGCACAGTGAGACAACGTGTGGGGTCCGCTGCGAGTCAGTTCAGCGGGGAGGTGCGAGTGTTGCCCGTGTCTAACAACCTGAATTCTCAGTACCAATGTGAGAACGGCGTGTCGAGTACATCGCAGGAGCTGCTCACTCCCAACCCGTACACACTGTCCCAGGAACAGAGTCCGCTTTATCACTGCAGCAAAAGGAAAG TAGAAGAAGACTGCAACTCAACCGAGCATCCATTCAAGAAGTCATATATGGAAAGCCCACCTCAAGAAGATGACCCTTTCTATAGGTCCCCAAGTTACTCCCAACAGCAAAATCTTGCTCCGTCTTATCGGACTGACTCAGCACAACGGCAGGCGTGCATGTATGCTGGGTCTACATCGGGAACGGACCCTGGCTCCAGCCTTGACGAGATAAGTTGTAACACTTGGGCCACTGTTCCTTCGTACAGCAGCTGCACAGTGACTGCCATGCAGCCCATGGACCGAATACCCTACCAACACTTCTCAGCGCATTTCACATCGAGCCCATTAATGCCTCGCATCAGTGGCGTCGCCAACCACAGGTCTCCACAGATAGGGGATACCCACATGTTTCAGCATCAGACCTCAGTTTCTCACCAGCCCATAGTCAGGCCGTGTGCTCCTCAAGCTGCCATTCAGTCTGCAAACAATCTTCAACCTTCTGACTACTTGTATCCACATGGCATGTCAAGAACCCTTTCACCACATCAGTACCACTCAGTTCATGGAGTTGGCATGGTGCCAGAATGGACTGAAAACAGCTAA